The following proteins come from a genomic window of Gimesia chilikensis:
- a CDS encoding alpha-E domain-containing protein: MLSRVASSVYWLSRYVERAENVARFIDVNYNLTLGETDTLANQWAPLVYTTGDQAPYEKLYGEPTRENVLKFLSFDKKNPNSIISCVSLARENARTIREIIPTVVWEQLNQFYFMVRSAASQPGLMDQPQEFCERVRLASHMLVGATDATMSHGEAWHFSRTGRLIERADKTSRIVDVQYYILLPDARDVGSALDVVRWSALLRSASALAMYRRQYGKITPSRVADFLILDTQFPRAMHFCLRKAQQSLRYITGSTAGTFQNLAEQRMGLLCSNMDYTSIDDIIDQGLHQYIDGFQKQLNLVGEAIQDVFFTPQYQSQASSTQTQSQTG; encoded by the coding sequence ATGCTCAGTCGTGTCGCTAGTTCCGTTTACTGGTTAAGTCGCTATGTCGAACGTGCAGAAAACGTCGCGCGATTTATAGACGTCAACTACAACCTCACCCTCGGAGAAACGGACACCCTCGCCAATCAGTGGGCGCCGCTCGTCTATACCACCGGAGATCAGGCTCCCTACGAAAAACTCTACGGCGAACCCACGCGGGAAAACGTCCTCAAGTTTCTCTCGTTTGATAAGAAAAATCCGAACTCGATCATCTCCTGTGTCTCACTGGCGCGGGAAAACGCCCGCACCATTCGTGAAATTATCCCCACAGTCGTCTGGGAACAGCTCAATCAGTTCTACTTCATGGTCCGCTCGGCAGCCAGTCAGCCCGGCCTGATGGATCAGCCACAGGAATTCTGTGAACGTGTCCGCCTCGCCAGTCACATGCTGGTTGGTGCCACTGATGCCACCATGTCGCATGGAGAAGCCTGGCATTTCTCCCGTACAGGTCGCCTGATTGAACGGGCCGACAAGACCTCGCGCATTGTCGATGTGCAGTACTATATCCTGCTGCCCGATGCCCGGGACGTGGGAAGTGCCCTCGACGTAGTCCGCTGGTCGGCCCTGCTCCGTTCCGCCAGTGCCCTGGCCATGTACCGCAGACAGTACGGCAAAATCACCCCCTCGCGCGTCGCGGACTTTCTGATTCTGGATACTCAGTTCCCCCGGGCAATGCACTTCTGCCTGCGGAAAGCTCAACAGTCACTGCGCTACATCACCGGCAGTACCGCGGGCACATTCCAGAACCTTGCCGAACAACGGATGGGGCTCTTATGTTCCAATATGGATTATACCAGCATCGATGACATCATCGATCAGGGACTGCACCAGTACATCGACGGGTTCCAAAAGCAGCTCAATCTGGTAGGCGAAGCGATTCAGGATGTATTCTTCACGCCACAATATCAGTCACAGGCATCCTCTACGCAAACGCAATCACAAACGGGTTGA